Below is a genomic region from Drosophila kikkawai strain 14028-0561.14 chromosome X, DkikHiC1v2, whole genome shotgun sequence.
TGTTGTGTGGGCCATGGCTTGAGTTTTTGAAGGGTCATTAGTTGAATTTTATCCACCATATAAGCGCCTCTGTCTCAAACACATGAACCACCTAGAAAATGAAGAGTGTACGGGTATATGGAGTCTGTTAAATTGTAATTACATACCTCTAAGAAAACCCAAGCCTTAAGAGggagtttaaaatttaaatatttatccataaTTTGTAAACCCTTGCTGGGATTTCTgttttcagtcagaagtttaaAACGcactgaaggagtcatttccgaccccataaatcatatatattcttgatcagcatagacaggcgaatctttctagccatcttggaaagaaaacaaaaattttcaattattttcaaaattttataaggggttatcatcatcatcaaaattctcaaaaattttaaaaaattaaaattttaaatgtagtatgcagattttttaacctagaaaaaactagcatagaaaagctttGGTGCTCTTTTGACTGagctatgatatttttaagctttgatttgtcacaaaaaaatacccagaaaaaaaaaaaacagtgcTAGGTATCCCAAGACCCATACCTTTGCCTTGGAGTCCACCCCctgaatgttttttttatgttgcCACGAATTTGTGTTTGCGGTTCGGTTCTGTGTCAATGCTGTTGCTGCCTTTGTTGGCGTGTGTTTGTGGCATATGCCTCAACAATAATCAATAGGTTTACGTCACTGGATGGACTGGACTTGCTCAGCCGCCTTGCTTGCTGGCTGGCTGTCGGGCTGGCTGGCCCACATTTCCGCATTTCCTAGACCTGAGCAGAGACCTGAGTTCATTCGTTCGCTCGGTGGCGGTTTCAGGTTTCTGCTTTCCATGTTTTCAGGTTTCACTTTTTGGTTTCGCTTGGCCTAAGCCAGAAATAAACCAACACGAAGAGTGATGGTGGGGACagggacatggacatggacaggGACATCATTGAACAAAAACGGGACAGAAAATTAAGCAATGGAAGGACACTTGTTAAACACTCATGTCCAGTCCCTGTCgcagattaattaattttcgattTCGCTTTcagtttccatttccatttccacgtTAATGGAATTACATTTCTGTTGCACTCACTCAATCGTGTCCAAggtaaatgaaatataaacacCGATGCAGGTGCGAATTCGTGACCCGTAGGAAATGTCCCGTGCCCGGATCGAATAGATCGAATAGTCACCTTAGCAGTTCGggtatattttacaattaaaaaatacttatcagcttttaaattattaatttaagttttatttgatttgaaaCAATTTTCGTTTAAAGTTCCAGTATTTGTGTAAATAGGAAaaccaattttaaattgaaattaaaggtCGCATAAGGCCCTGACCTGATCTGAATTGATGCCCTCCGAAGGGGGCGCCAATGGAAATGTTAATGATAATTTGAGGTTTCACATGTCACCACCACCCACACTGTGTGGCGTGGAGACCACACTGCAAATAGTTAATGAATTCTCTTcatggaaattgaaatgaaattgaaaagaaagcATCGAACAGAGGAATTTGCATTCGCATTCTCATTCTCATTTgggctataaataaatgcatttgcgATGGCTTTATATATTTGCCCGATCTAGCCTTTTGTCTTTTCTGATATTTTTGCGATTTCGTACTATTTTGTATCAAGTGGCTGCCTGGCTGGCATGGCAAACAGGTTTCCGTCTCGTGGCCTCCGCCTCCATTCCTCCAGTCCTCCATTATGCTGGTATGTCTTGTCGTCGTCGGATTTCTGCCATGTCGCTATGTGAGTCACGCTGGGCTCCAGAGCTGCGCAGAGTGCGTCACACGGGGGGCGATATCTGCtgcgatttatttatttatttactcccTTGTGCGCGGCGGCACGGATGGCAAATTGCAAACCGGAAAGAAtccgcagcagcagtcgcagaGATACCTCCGGACTCTGGAGTAGAGGGAGCTgtgactgagactgagacggAGACGGGAAGGAGAAAAAGTTGGGGTTGTGAGTGTGATGTGTGATGTGTGGGGTGGTTGCTTGGAAACTGGGATGCTTGGCGCTTATCAAAGTCcatttgttgatattttattCTTCTTCTCaacttgattttatttactatttaacaaattttattttattcattttatttcgtatttacaaaatatttctagaatttaattattaatttatttaatttaatgttagAATTAATGTTAAAGctaagaaatataatatactaGCTGCCAGGCTCTTTATCTCTTTCTCCCTCTTTCTTTTTCGCGTTTTGCCTGCCATGTGCCAGCAATAGCTCCCTTTTCGCCCTGAATACAATCAGAAATATCACAGGACAGTAGCTACCACGAGAAAGGACTCTCCTTTAAGTTTAAACCAAAGCCAATAAACCGAATATTCAAGCTCTGATTAAACCAGAAAAACTAGACATAGtctatttataaacattttattacagaaaactataaacataaaagtatttttttggctttgcGGTTTAATTTCCATCAGTCTTATAATCAGTACAAATATTATTGGTGTTGATGTTCCACTCTGCCCAGCTGCTTATCTGGTTCAAACATAGCTCTTGATTCCGAGAAGCGTTGTGGTTCCAACTTGACCCGAATCGCCACCTTATCAGCGCCATGTCGATGTCAATGCATCCATTATCGCTCCTCGGACTCCCCGTGTTATTATTTCGCTTAAATTGAATTGCAGTCGATGGTAACGCCTTTCAATTGCAAGAGGCCTTTACAGCAGAGTCTCTGGCTTGGTTCCTTGTAAATCCTGAAGCAATGCTGCCCTTTCACACTGTCCAGTTGGCACAGTTGAGCGCGCTAGAGAGGCGCTGCCGGCGGTGACGacctcttaaaaaaaataaaatctatagtAGCCATAATTTCACTCTTGTTTTTTCGCAGAAATGGCGTCAGCGTTGAAGGAGCCACCCACAAGCAGGTGGTGGATCTGATCAAATCCGGCGGCGATTGCCTAACGCTCACGGTGATATCGGTGACACAACAGGTAAGTTTCCTTcttcaataaaaaaagaaggaattgGCTCAAGTGCTCCCTTTCAGGAGGCCGATCGCCTGGAGCCGCAGGAGGATCAGAGCGGCTACTCCTACATTGACTACTCGGACAAGCGATCGCTGCCCATCAGGTGAGTCCCTACCTCCCGCCTCCTTCCAGGCTCCTCAATGAGCGCTCCACCAACCGAGACCGTTTCTCTGCCCGTCCAGCATACCCGATTACGGGATCATCAATAGGAATGGCGAGCGCTACATCGTCTTCAATATACACATGGCCGGGCGGCAGCTGTGCTCTCGTCGGTATCGGGAGTTTGCCAATCTGCACTCGCTGCTCCGCAAGGAATTCTCCGGATTCAACTTCCCCAAGCTGCCCGGCAAGTGGCCCTTTCAGCTCAGCGAACAGCAGCTGGACACGCGGCGTCGCGGGCTCGAGCAGTATCTGGAGAAGGTCTGCGCCGTCCGGGTGATTGCCGAGAGCGATGCCGTGCAGGATTTTCTAACGGATACCGAGGACGATATATCCGCCGCGCCGGTGGACATCAAGGTGATGCTGCCCGACCACGAGGTTAGCACGGTGTCGGTGAAGAAGTCGTCCAACGCCCAGGTGGTGTGGGAGATTCTGGTGCAGCGCGCCAACCTCACCGCCTACACGCAGCAATACTTCTATCTGTTCGAGATCGTCGAGTACAACTTCGAGCGGAAGCTGCAGCCGCACGAGATACCGCACCAGCTGTACGTGCAGAACTATAGCACCGCCTCCTCCACCTGCCTGTGCGTGCGCCGCTGGCTGTTCTCGGTGTCCAAGGAGCTGACGCTGCCGGACGGAGAGCAAGCGGGACGCTTTATCTTCTATCAGGCGGTAGACGAGGTGAATCGCGGGAATATCCGAGCAGATGGCCGCCTGTACGAGCTGAAGGCGCTGCAGGATGCCAAAAAGGCGGCCGACTATTTGGCCCTGGCCCGCACACTGCCCGGCTACGGGGACGTGGTCTTTCCCCACTGCTCCTGTGATAGTCGCAAGGAAGGACATGTGGTGCCAGCCGTGGGTGAGTGCGAGACTCTGCTCCTTAGTTGTTGATTTCCGTAGTGACTGATTCCCCTTTCTTAGGCATGAAGAGCTTTCGCCTGCACGCCTGCCGCGAGGATGGCTCGCTGGAGGCGCAAATGGTCGAGCTGACCTGGGACAGCATCACGCGCTCTGAGAGCGACGAGGAGTCCATGTCATTCTGCTTTCAGTACAATCGTCCAGACAAGCCGGCACGTTGGGTCAAAGTCTACACGCCATATGTGAGTTGAGTTGTTTCCCCTGTGAAATTCCCATTTATGAATGAGAAAACCAACCCTTTTTTCTCCCCACAGCACGCATTCCTTGCGGACTGCTTCGATCGCATCATGGAGGAGCGCAAGTGGGAGGACAGCGGCGACTAGGAGACGGAGAGCGGGAAAGGAAAGGAGCCGAGAAAGCGGCGGCAGGAAGCCCAGAAGATTATTGCAAGGCCATGCAGGCGGGCCGAGACATTGCACATTGTTCGTTAGCAGGCTGGTGGCAACCTCTTTTGCACGCATAAATATTGTAAAGTATATTTCGATTTGTGCAGAGACAAACGACTAGCAGTGGCCATCGGCAAGGAATAGGAAATGTTTCAAATGTTTTTCGGCACTTTCTTAGCACAtaaagcaacaaaagcagGCACCAATTTAGATCAAGCAGAGAGCATGAAACGAGGATTCTCATTACACACATACAGTACATATAACGAAGTATATAGagaggaatatatatatatattatgaatATGTTTAAGCCAACCTCAGCGTATGTTTAGTTCACACCGTGTTCCCCATTGGTCTCTGTTTTGCTCTCCCAGGAAGGCAAGGCAAACTGTAAAAAGTCAATTTTAAACATGCATACATTATACgatatataatgtatataagttatatatatacaatacatACGCATAAATGTTTAGCAACAAATCGAACTCAAAGGCGACTCAGAAAGTGGGACAGTGGGGAATCTAGAAGCATATAATCAATTTAACG
It encodes:
- the Snx27 gene encoding sorting nexin-27; this translates as MSSIVGENHGTTSLPQPPPPAAATTTTVVVSSSVSSSAGVGGGGVVMGVTTANGPRVVTIYKTETGFGFNVRGQVSEGGQLRSINGELYAPLQHVSAVLENGAAEKAGIKKGDRILEVNGVSVEGATHKQVVDLIKSGGDCLTLTVISVTQQEADRLEPQEDQSGYSYIDYSDKRSLPISIPDYGIINRNGERYIVFNIHMAGRQLCSRRYREFANLHSLLRKEFSGFNFPKLPGKWPFQLSEQQLDTRRRGLEQYLEKVCAVRVIAESDAVQDFLTDTEDDISAAPVDIKVMLPDHEVSTVSVKKSSNAQVVWEILVQRANLTAYTQQYFYLFEIVEYNFERKLQPHEIPHQLYVQNYSTASSTCLCVRRWLFSVSKELTLPDGEQAGRFIFYQAVDEVNRGNIRADGRLYELKALQDAKKAADYLALARTLPGYGDVVFPHCSCDSRKEGHVVPAVGMKSFRLHACREDGSLEAQMVELTWDSITRSESDEESMSFCFQYNRPDKPARWVKVYTPYHAFLADCFDRIMEERKWEDSGD